The uncultured Cohaesibacter sp. genome window below encodes:
- a CDS encoding bifunctional allantoicase/(S)-ureidoglycine aminohydrolase, which yields MSLQKYHIPKGGLPPQSQLLTDKAVFTPSYAVIPRGTMRDIVCSQLPFWNGMRMWVLARPMSGFAETFSQYIVELQSGGGSDRPESDERAEAALFVVSGEIEVSVAGIGETHSLSAGGFGFVPAGMAWTIRASGKDPAVFHWFRKAYVAVEGLGAPDPIFVNEQTIAPIPMPETDGKWATTRFMDPDDMRHDMHITVVTFEPGAVIPFMETHVMEHGLYVLEGKAVYKLNEDWYEVEAGDFMWLRAFCPQACYAGGPGKFRYLLYKDVNRHMAFL from the coding sequence ATGTCCTTGCAGAAATACCACATTCCAAAGGGTGGTTTGCCGCCTCAGTCACAGCTTTTGACGGACAAGGCTGTCTTCACGCCAAGTTATGCGGTGATTCCGAGGGGAACCATGCGGGATATCGTCTGCAGCCAGCTGCCCTTCTGGAACGGCATGCGGATGTGGGTCCTGGCCCGGCCGATGAGCGGTTTTGCCGAAACCTTCTCCCAGTATATCGTCGAGTTGCAGTCCGGCGGCGGGTCTGACCGGCCCGAGTCCGACGAGCGGGCCGAAGCTGCCCTGTTTGTGGTCAGCGGTGAAATCGAGGTGTCGGTCGCCGGCATCGGCGAGACACATTCCCTCTCGGCAGGCGGGTTTGGTTTCGTTCCTGCCGGCATGGCCTGGACAATCCGGGCGAGTGGCAAGGATCCTGCGGTCTTCCACTGGTTCCGCAAGGCCTATGTCGCCGTCGAAGGGCTTGGTGCGCCGGACCCCATATTCGTCAATGAACAGACAATTGCGCCGATCCCGATGCCTGAGACCGATGGCAAGTGGGCGACGACCCGCTTCATGGATCCGGACGACATGCGCCATGACATGCATATCACCGTGGTGACTTTCGAGCCGGGCGCAGTCATTCCCTTCATGGAAACCCATGTCATGGAGCATGGGCTCTACGTGCTTGAGGGCAAGGCGGTCTACAAGCTCAATGAGGACTGGTATGAGGTCGAAGCCGGTGACTTCATGTGGCTGAGAGCCTTCTGCCCACAGGCCTGCTATGCCGGTGGCCCGGGCAAGTTCCGCTATCTCCTCTACAAGGATGTCAATCGGCACATGGCGTTTCTGTGA